One window of Flavobacterium dauae genomic DNA carries:
- the dut gene encoding dUTP diphosphatase, producing the protein MKINIINKSQHALPSYETIASAGMDLRANLSQPIVIEPMERSLIPTGLFMELPIGYEAQVRPRSGLALKKGITCLNSPGTIDADYRGEIGVILANLSKETFVVENGERIAQMVIAKHERAEWIEAEELSTTERGAGGFGSTGVK; encoded by the coding sequence ATGAAAATAAATATTATCAACAAATCGCAACACGCCTTGCCAAGCTATGAAACCATTGCTTCGGCAGGTATGGATTTACGTGCAAACTTATCACAACCTATTGTTATAGAACCTATGGAACGCTCCTTGATTCCAACAGGTTTATTTATGGAATTACCGATTGGTTACGAAGCACAAGTACGTCCCCGCAGTGGTTTGGCATTAAAAAAAGGAATCACTTGTTTAAACTCTCCCGGAACAATTGATGCAGATTACCGTGGCGAAATCGGTGTGATTTTAGCCAATTTATCAAAAGAAACCTTTGTGGTAGAAAACGGCGAACGCATTGCACAAATGGTCATTGCAAAGCACGAACGTGCCGAATGGATTGAAGCAGAAGAATTATCAACAACAGAACGTGGTGCAGGCGGATTTGGCAGCACTGGTGTAAAATAA
- a CDS encoding oligosaccharide flippase family protein, which produces MSVYKNLFKTTLIYGIATVVPKMIGFFMAPLHIDWLPKDAYADYTLIFSWMMFFNVVLSFGMETAFFRFYNKKENKQEVTNNTILFLMAVCTVFLLSVYSLKSYIDAYFGIPSIVVRYLIWILVLDSLAVIPFAILRAEQRPIKYSFIKITNVLVNAGLTVLFLYIIPNSLKENPETWIGNYYKNDFQVGYLFLSNIIASLVTLLLLSNYYLKLQLKFNKQLWKEMVVYSFPVMIGGLAFVVNETFDKVFLEELLPENFVDLGLASYGAIYKIGVFMVLFRMAYSLGIEPFFFSYAKNDDAPVKYATITKYFILFGSLAMIVIVVFADIIKLFYIPKKEYWFAMEIVPYIILANLMLGIYTNLSVWYKIQDKTKIGAYISVFGAIVTVVLNYILIPKIGLLGSAITTLAAYVVMMIISYLLGQKYYPIPYDKKAIALYLGTAILFSFGYFYNFRENYFIGILFLLIFVGLIYYNEKVMIQRIIKSVLKR; this is translated from the coding sequence TTGAGCGTTTACAAAAATCTGTTTAAAACCACTTTAATCTACGGAATAGCAACCGTTGTTCCTAAAATGATTGGCTTTTTTATGGCACCACTCCATATTGATTGGTTGCCTAAAGATGCTTATGCCGATTATACATTGATTTTTTCGTGGATGATGTTTTTTAATGTGGTACTTTCTTTTGGTATGGAAACGGCTTTTTTCCGTTTTTACAACAAAAAAGAGAATAAACAAGAGGTTACAAACAACACCATTTTATTTTTAATGGCTGTGTGCACTGTATTCTTACTAAGTGTGTATAGCTTAAAAAGTTATATTGATGCCTATTTTGGTATCCCCTCTATTGTTGTACGTTATTTAATCTGGATTTTGGTTTTAGACAGCTTGGCGGTAATTCCGTTTGCTATTTTACGTGCCGAACAACGTCCCATAAAATACAGTTTTATAAAAATTACAAATGTTTTAGTTAATGCAGGTCTTACGGTATTATTTCTTTATATTATTCCAAATTCTTTAAAAGAAAACCCTGAAACTTGGATTGGTAATTATTACAAAAACGATTTTCAGGTTGGTTATCTGTTTTTATCTAACATAATCGCCAGTTTGGTTACGCTATTGTTGCTTTCTAATTACTATTTAAAGTTGCAGTTAAAATTCAACAAACAGTTGTGGAAAGAAATGGTTGTTTACAGTTTTCCCGTAATGATTGGCGGTTTGGCATTTGTTGTAAATGAAACATTTGACAAAGTTTTTTTAGAAGAATTATTACCCGAAAATTTTGTAGATTTAGGATTGGCGAGTTATGGTGCAATTTACAAAATCGGAGTTTTTATGGTGTTGTTCCGAATGGCTTATTCATTGGGAATTGAACCTTTCTTTTTTAGCTATGCCAAAAACGACGATGCACCCGTAAAATACGCAACCATTACCAAATATTTTATCCTATTTGGCAGTCTTGCAATGATTGTAATTGTTGTTTTTGCCGATATAATCAAACTATTTTATATACCCAAAAAAGAATACTGGTTTGCTATGGAAATTGTTCCGTACATTATTTTGGCAAACCTTATGTTGGGTATTTACACCAATTTATCGGTTTGGTATAAAATACAAGACAAAACTAAAATTGGAGCCTATATTTCGGTTTTTGGTGCCATAGTAACCGTTGTTTTAAATTATATTTTAATTCCAAAAATCGGGCTACTTGGTTCTGCAATTACTACCTTGGCAGCGTATGTTGTAATGATGATTATTTCTTACCTTTTAGGTCAAAAATATTACCCTATTCCGTACGACAAAAAGGCAATTGCCCTATATTTAGGAACCGCCATTTTATTTTCTTTTGGATACTTTTACAATTTCAGAGAAAATTATTTTATAGGAATTTTATTCCTTCTTATATTCGTGGGATTGATTTATTACAATGAAAAAGTAATGATTCAACGCATAATTAAATCTGTTTTAAAAAGATGA